Within Sorghum bicolor cultivar BTx623 chromosome 2, Sorghum_bicolor_NCBIv3, whole genome shotgun sequence, the genomic segment ctggctggctggcgagTTCGTTCCTTCTAGACTTTTCATATCTGTAGTTGGTCACAAAACAGGGCAATAGAATTAAAAAGAATGCTTTTGAAGTTAAAGGCCATAGACCCATAAAAATAGAACTGGTCATGGTCtacataataataaaaaaatgttgCTGAAAACCTTTTGTTTTGTTCCATAAAGCAACAGCCTACTTTCAAATTAACCAACTTATAAGTTATAATTATATAAATAACTAATCAAATGTTGCTCCATAATATAGCTGTAATATGCAAAACCTGGTGCAATTCAGTCAGAACCATGTTAGCTTATCATTCAAGCAGGCTATGTGAGGTTAGTATCAGAACACACGTCTGCCATATCACCATAAATCATGCCACCATGTGTGAACTGTAGCTGTTTAATATAAGCTCTAATGTGACATACTTCCAAAGATTGATGAACTAGCCTCAAAAGCCAGACTCACACCTTGGTAGTTGGCAGCTAGCTTGGGAACAATGGGAATTTATAGTAAAATAATTCGAAGTATCTTAATATTTAATTTGAGCTATGTTCTTAGCAATGCAATAACACTACTAAGGTGCTTTATTTTCAATCAAAATCAGCAACAAAGCACCAAGCATTGCCATgattcatgagcatgtcatcgaATTATGACAAAAGCAACAAAGAATTCAAGATCAATGGATCATCATGCATTTATCGTGAAGAATAGAAGATAAAGCATTTCAACCTTCACTAATCagtgcaagtgtttcatactggATTGGAGATTCAGGACCGCAGCACTTCTGATCCTCAACTTGGGTTTCCTGACAGATATCTTTAACCTTTTCATGCAAAATGAATTTATCTTTTACCCATACACACTCCAGAACTGTACATGCATCATTCATAGAGGGGTAGTACTCTCTGAAAGCCTGTGGGAataagagagaaaaaagaggCAAATTTATTTAGCGAAATCATTACATTTACTGGCAAGATCAGTTTGTGTGAAAAGTGAAAACATGGTCTCAGGCAATACGTCTTCTCCATGATATACAAAATGACATCATAGCTACTGTGGAAGTAAAATATACCTGCACTCCACTGATGCTAATCTTAACAGCCTGCTTCCTATCAGTAAGATCGGTGACCTTATTGTATACTGACACAACATCAAGTAACATCTGTGAAACAAATACCATAGCGTCAGCATCTACAGCAAAAGCTATGTAGGGAAAACAGAAAGAATAACAATATTAGCTAGCATGTGATTCCAAGGTGACTTTCCTAAATCCTAATGTGTTAGGAGAGCGCATGTCAGCAATTTCAAACCGAATCTTCTTGTTACAATATTAGCCATGCTTATAGATTAAATCCCTGACCTGTTGGATCAGGACCCTTACTCGTGCAAGCAAAGAGAACACAGCCGTGCAAAGATCAACGAAGAATGATCTAGCAAGTAAAAAAGTTATCTGACTGTAATTTAGGTCAAGGAACTTTGGACATCTTTCAAATTGCAAGAGAAATTTACATTTGTTttctaatgatgatgattgatGATGCACGTGCAAGACATTTATAGTTTAACGTAAGCCAAGTGCACGTGCACTAGTCCTATTTGTGACCTATAAGAAATTAAACAGAAACATGATATAACaagcaaaagaaaaaggatacattgCTGCCTTCATAACAGGTTCAGACATCTGCAAAGGACCGAGAAAATTTTGACTGAGATTTTATACGGGCAAagtatgaaatctcactttgaGCTAAGCATAAGTCAAGATTCCAATAGAATCAAAGATCAACAGACACAAAACGCACCTGGGATAACAAGCGGGCAACACCCAAAAGCCTCTCATGATGGCTGTGGTTTGCACCAGGTTTCTTCTTAGTCTGCCTATATCAGAATTCAGAAAAAATCAAAAAAGTTTTAGTTGAATATCCAAACAAGCCCAGTAATCAGACAATGGCAAGTGAAATATGTAAGAAGCGTAAATACAGTAACAGACTGACTTGGTGGGGACGAGGATCGTGTTGGCCGGCTTGCGGCATGCGAGAACTGGGAACACGGCGTTGAGGACCTCCGCGAGGCCGGCGCCGAGCAGAAGCTTCAGGTCCCTCCTCACCTGCGCGCATAGAAACTCGCCACTCGCTCAGCGGGATGGGAGGTTTCATCAGGAGGAGGTGTAGAGGAGCCGCGGCCAGGCCTCACCTTGAGGAGGTACTGGAAGTAGGCGGCGCCGCGGTGCTGGTTCCGGTGCTTGTACACAAGGCGCTCCAGCACCCCCGCCTCCACCTGCAGGTGACGCAGCGCAGCCCGCAgccgcttctcctcgtcgcccTCCCCAGAAGCAGCAGTGCCCGCCTCCGACCCCTGCGACATGGCCGACGGCGTGTGGGAGCGCGGTGGCGGCGGATATCCCTCTCCCTCCGGTGCTGTTCCTGTCCCCATGGCCGAACCGGGCCTCGTTCGTAGCGCGGCGCGGAAGTGTTTTGGGCCAAGATGGGCTGTGATGTTCCAGGTAGAGTTGAACAGAACTTTTAGGACTCGGGATGTGCCAAATCATATATACTCGTATCCAAGCTGTAGCTGTATCCGATGTGTGGGAGTGGGAGACCGAGACGTCACACAGAGCCTGTTCGCTTGGGAAAAAAACTGTGATagaaagtattatttattgatttattataaaaaaaaaacaccgcTATAGAACCCCCCTCCTTGAGTGTTCGCGCATCACTACATCAGGATGCAAGTTACCAACTCGCACAATATTACATGGTCATGGTTGTATCCTACTCGCCATTCTGCCTAAAGATTGGAGTAACGTACGATAACCATAAGTCGCATGTTTGGAACTTTAAAAGCTGATGTCCAAAGATTTTACACTTGCAGCAGCAGTTTACTCAGGGTTGGCACTTGTGCTTTCTTCGGCAGCGAGGTACGCGCAAGCAGAAATCCGAAAGCCGTCTTTCGTTTTCCCTGCAGAAAACAGATCTCTTCGAATTTACAATTACCACCGACCAATCTTTGGTACCAACTGCCAAGTGGAGCTCCAAGATGTGCACACAGTGTCATCCAAAAGGAAGGGTCACAGTACCTAGGGAAAAGCCAAGAGGAACACTTCCAATTCTCCCTGCATATAGACTGTCTAGCTAGGCGCCATCTTTCTGAAATGCGTTTGGACCGTAGTCCAAAAATACACGGATAGAGAAACATTTCCGGTTCTCCCTTCCATTAGAATGATGGTATCTTTGATGAAATATTCCAAGCCTGTACTTGTCATGACTCATGAGTCGTGAGCATTGTCCTAAATGGAAGAGCTTTCCTTAGTATCGCACACGGCACATCGGCAGTTACCAGTCTTCTGTGTGTAACTGCGTGGTGACAACAACTACAAAGCCGGGACCATCATCCACATCCAGAGCTCCTCGTCGTGCCGGGCACGTACGGGGCATCGCAATCTGTTTTGGTGAAGTACGACAACGTAGTTTCGAACTCGTTTAGTGCACTCATCAGAAAAGGATTTGCACTGGCTCAGGCCTCAGCTGAGTGTAAACACTAGTGTAAGGCCATGTTTGGATTGGATCCAAGGAGAGAGTTATTAGCAGCTAAACACCCTCCCAGCTAATAGATAATAACTAGTCAACTATTAGCCAGTTAATATTAGCTATATGCTATTAGCTAGCTAACTACTATCAGCTATTGGATCCAAACAAGATCTTAGCTACTAATAACTCTCTCATTGAATTTAACTAATAGTTTAGCTAATTGTTAGTTGAATATCTAACTAATAACTATTTCACTAGTTGGACACTTGGACCAAACTAGCTAATAGCAATTAATATCAGCTATGAACCATTTGCTAGCTAACTATTAGCAGATAATggatccaaacagggcctaatattttttttagaccACGCGAAGGCGTGTTTTTTATTAAGTAAAAAGAGTGTTACAATCCGGTAATAAACAGGTTACCAAGTTagaagcagcaacaacaacaccaCGAGCAGCTTAGGAACCTAAACGAGAAACGAAAACAGAATGAACCAACAGGTACAAGCCGAAGAGCTGCTCAAACCCGAGCAAGCAGAGGACCAAGGTGCCTGTTCCCAGCTGTTAGCCAGCAGGCCGCCTCACTGAAGATGGACGCAGCCAGGTCCAGCGCTGTTGCAGTTCTTCGATCAAAGGTGCGGGCGTTGCGCTCTTTCCAGAGCGTCCAACCGACTAAGAAGAAGAACGAGTCGAAGCCACGTCTAAGCAGCTTTGGGACCAGCTTCCTGCTCCTGAGCCACCACTGCATTACGTTCTCTTGATCCACGACGATGACCTCCtacagctgcagctgcagccttaacaaacaaaaatgccacACCTGCCGGCGAAACACACAGCCCAGCAGAATATGATCCATCGTTTCTGGCTCCTGATCGCAGCAAACACAGACGTTGGAGAAACAGGGTCTAATATTACCAAACAATCcaagtatatatatactatcttggccttgtttagttcgcattttttttgtttttggctactgtagcatttcgtttttatttgacaaacattgtccaattacgaagtaactagacttaaaagattcatctcacaaattacagataaactgtgcagttagtttttattttcgtctatatttaatgctccatgcatgcgactaaagattcaatgtgatggagaatcttgaatttttttgcgaacaacaaggcctaagtgcatTCGGATTCTTGGAATGGTAAAACCACGGGTGGAAGAGACATGGTGGGGGTGGCAGCGTGGATAGGATCGAACTGTATCTGCAGAGGACGTCGCTTTCTTTCGTGCAGACGGAGGCGATCTCCATCTGAACGCACAGTGAGTGATGAACCATGGGGCCTCCGGTCTGGAGCCCATGCAGATGGACAATGCAGCTCAACCACCGATCTAGCTATAGGCGCATAATGTGATTTCCTGGCCCTAAtcgtgtgcatgtgtgctatatacatatatatacactgCCACTGTCAGTGTATTCTTCAGAAGAACATATTATTATATTGCCATTTGACGCAATCAGAGTAAGCCCAGTTTAGGTCATGTCACGACTCATGAAGAGAGACTCGACAGATGTGGATCGGAGCCATTGTAATCTGATACCCATGGGAATGGGATCCCAACTGCAGCAGAATCGTTCTGCATGCAGGCGGCAGGCCCTTAAACAATGACACTTCCAATCCCGCGTACTACAGTACAATTATGAATTATTCTCTCCCCGCCAATAATACGGCACAAATGGGCACACCGCAACGGCCGGCGCTACAGTCCACGGACCGGCCGTGTAATCTTGCGAGCTAGTGAGCTACACGGCAATTCCTCCCAGCGATGCGAGCTTGTCCGCCTCTGGCCTCTACCGCTGTGGCTCGTCGCTGCTGCAGCAGAGCAGGCCGTCGCAATCATGCGCGCTGTCGCCGTTCCCAAAGACAAAACGGTGCCGGGATAAACCTGTCTGTCCGGCCGGGGTACGCCGCCGCGTCGATCGGGGCCGGCCTGAGAGCACAACTCCATCTCGCCGACGGCCGATCCCGCGCTCGCCATGTGTCCCTCCGCTCGACGGCGCGGGATGATTGCAGCCATGGTCTTGAGTTTGAtcgggcgcggcgcggcggcgaggAGTGGATGGCATCATGGTAAAGCCGTAAAGGTGACTTTACCGCAGCAAGATCTAAATCGAAGCTCTACACGGACGCCGATCTGCGCGTCGTGCCGCGTACAATAATAATATATAGCCGAAGATGGCGCCGCCCGCCGTGGCAGCGCCTGAATGGCCCGATCCTTCCTAGAATCCCTAGTACAAGGTCTAAACTCGGCAAGGCAACATGATCCGCACTGTTCGTCTCTGTGAGCTGGGGGCTCGCTCGCACGGCCCAACACTACGGCGACTTGCATTGACAAAGCCGTTCAGGTTACGCCGAGTCAAAATCGGCCTAACGTTAACTAACGTGTTCAGgtgggcagggcagggcaggcaGATCAGACGGCCTGCAATTCAGCAGTTCGACTCGTCGTCGCTTCTTTACCTTTCTCTGCTCGTGACATCACCAGACTGCAGTTTGAAGTTGGACGTACCGATGCGTTGAACGGAGGGAACGCGGTGGTGTGGAGAGCTTGGATTCGACGGGTCATTCCATTCCATGCACTGGCTGGATGGCTGGCGGAGCACGAGACTTCAGATGACACGCGTGTACCATCACGCAATCTCCGGGCAGTGACGCCAGGATATTCTGCTGGGTTGGACATGTTTCGTTTGGACCAAGAGATCTTTACTGCGATAGCACGGCGTCCTGGGGATTGCAGGATTCAATTCGATCCATCCATGGACAGTGAATCTTGAATGCTCACCTGTGCTGTGCATCCATCACGGCATGGATGAGGATGATGAGGGTACTAGTAGTACATATGTCGTGTTTGGTTGGAGTCCAACAAGAAATGGAGCAAGAAGAGAAACGAAAAACAGAGATCTTATCTACACCGAATGCTTTCTCTAATCGATCATCGTCGATCCGTCACCGATCAACGCCAAAACCCAAAACGATGGAAAAGATTGGTTCGTGCACAAAGAACCACGAAGCACCGTCACCGGCGGCAGAACCGCAGAATGCGATGCTCAGTAGGCGAGGGGGGTGTGTCAGAAGAGGTTGAGGACCTCGCGGATGGTGGCGTTGCAGAGCGGGCAGCGGCCGCGGCCGGCGCGGAGCTCGCGCGCGCAGGCGCGGCAGAAGGTGTGGCCGCAGGGGATGAAGGCCGCGCCCTTGCCCCGCGCGACGCACACGCAG encodes:
- the LOC8058968 gene encoding uncharacterized protein LOC8058968 isoform X1 produces the protein MGTGTAPEGEGYPPPPRSHTPSAMSQGSEAGTAASGEGDEEKRLRAALRHLQVEAGVLERLVYKHRNQHRGAAYFQYLLKVRRDLKLLLGAGLAEVLNAVFPVLACRKPANTILVPTKQTKKKPGANHSHHERLLGVARLLSQMSEPVMKAAIQITFLLARSFFVDLCTAVFSLLARVRVLIQQMLLDVVSVYNKVTDLTDRKQAVKISISGVQAFREYYPSMNDACTVLECVWVKDKFILHEKVKDICQETQVEDQKCCGPESPIQYETLALISEDMKSLEGTNSPASQPDAALAEQSDKMIHCNDAGDTQSGRKLENESGACSVPDTLSTHEHLKPETRKRVAFVAVGNPKVTGADSETKSSEVNKKQRLDMISPSNIQSRLYNKLLDCDTRDNSIL
- the LOC8058968 gene encoding uncharacterized protein LOC8058968 isoform X2: MGTGTAPEGEGYPPPPRSHTPSAMSQGSEAGTAASGEGDEEKRLRAALRHLQVEAGVLERLVYKHRNQHRGAAYFQYLLKVRRDLKLLLGAGLAEVLNAVFPVLACRKPANTILVPTKQTKKKPGANHSHHERLLGVARLLSQMSEPVMKAAIQITFLLARSFFVDLCTAVFSLLARMLLDVVSVYNKVTDLTDRKQAVKISISGVQAFREYYPSMNDACTVLECVWVKDKFILHEKVKDICQETQVEDQKCCGPESPIQYETLALISEDMKSLEGTNSPASQPDAALAEQSDKMIHCNDAGDTQSGRKLENESGACSVPDTLSTHEHLKPETRKRVAFVAVGNPKVTGADSETKSSEVNKKQRLDMISPSNIQSRLYNKLLDCDTRDNSIL